The following is a genomic window from Candidatus Polarisedimenticolaceae bacterium.
TCGGGATGGTGTTCCAGAAGTCGAACCCGTTCCCGAAGTCGATCTACGAGAACGTCGCCTACGGGTGCCGGATCCAGGGGATCAACCGGCGGCGCGACCTCGACCCGGTCGTCGAGCGGAGCCTCCGGGGCGCGGCGCTGTGGGACGAGGTCAAGGACCGGCTTCACGAGAGCGCGCTGGGACTGTCCGGCGGGCAGCAGCAGCGCCTGTGCATCGCCCGCGCGATCGCCGTCGAGCCCGAGGTCATCCTCCTGGACGAGCCGTGCTCCGCGCTCGATCCGATCGCGACCGCGAAGGTCGAGGAGCTGATGCTCGAGCTCAAGAGCCGCTATACCCTCGTCATCGTGACGCACAACATGCAGCAGGCGACGCGGGTCTCGGACTACACCGCGTTCCTTTACCTCGGCACGCTCGTCGAGTACGGCGAGACGCAGAAGCTCTTCATCAACCCGGCGAAGAAACAGACCGAGGACTACATCACCGGCCGGTTCGGCTAGGACAACGACCATGGAAAAACTCCAGCGGCACTTCCAAGAGCAGCTCGACGACCTCTCCGAGAAGGTCCTCGTCATGGGGGGACTCGTCGAGGAGGCGATCGGCCAGACCGTCTCAGCGCTCGTGACCCGCAACTCGGTCCTCGCCAAGCGCGTCATCCTCGACGACGAGGCGATCGACCGGTTCGACCTCGAGATCGACCAGGTCGGGATGGAGATCCTCGGCCTCCACCAGCCGGTCGCGCGCGACCTCCGGTTCGTGATCACGGCGATGAAGATCACGAACGATCTCGAGCGGATCGCCGACCTGTGCACGAACGTCGCCGAGCGCGCGATCGAGCTGAACGAGGAGCCGCAGCTCAAGCCGTTCATCGACATCCCGATGATGGCGCGCCGCGCCCAGCAGATGGTTCGGGGCGCGCTCGACGCCTTCGTCCAGCGCGACGCGGCGGCGGCGCGCGCGGTCATCGCGATGGACGACGAGCTCGACGACCGCATGGAGCAAGTCTTCCGCGAGCTGCTCTCCTACATGATCGAGGACCCGAAGACGATCACCCGGGCCCTGCGGCTAATGTTCGTCGCGAAGTACTTCGAGCGCATGGGAGACCAGGCCACGAACATCGGCGAGCAGATCGTCTTCATGGCCGAGGGCCTCGTCATAAAGCACCCCGCCCTGTCGGCGGAGCGGGAGCACGACGAGCGCGCATGAGCCGGATTCTCATCGTCGAGGACGATCCCGACATCGCACTCTCGCTCAGCGTCAAGCTCGAGCGCGACGGCGGCTACCGGGTCGAGACGGCGGGGAGCGGCCCCGAAGGTCTCGAAAAGGCGCAGGCCCGTCCCCCCGATCTCGTGCTCCTCGACGTGAACCTTCCCGGGATGGACGGCTTCGAGATCTGCCGCCGCCTCCGCGC
Proteins encoded in this region:
- the pstB gene encoding phosphate ABC transporter ATP-binding protein PstB; translated protein: MSEDPMEALQQDPEDVHETIPPGDPATEPAIEAPILEVHGLSLWYAASQALRTISMRIPEKKITAFIGPSGCGKSTLLRCFNRMNDLVGGVRIDGTILFEGEDIHDPRSDVNALRSRIGMVFQKSNPFPKSIYENVAYGCRIQGINRRRDLDPVVERSLRGAALWDEVKDRLHESALGLSGGQQQRLCIARAIAVEPEVILLDEPCSALDPIATAKVEELMLELKSRYTLVIVTHNMQQATRVSDYTAFLYLGTLVEYGETQKLFINPAKKQTEDYITGRFG
- the phoU gene encoding phosphate signaling complex protein PhoU, translating into MEKLQRHFQEQLDDLSEKVLVMGGLVEEAIGQTVSALVTRNSVLAKRVILDDEAIDRFDLEIDQVGMEILGLHQPVARDLRFVITAMKITNDLERIADLCTNVAERAIELNEEPQLKPFIDIPMMARRAQQMVRGALDAFVQRDAAAARAVIAMDDELDDRMEQVFRELLSYMIEDPKTITRALRLMFVAKYFERMGDQATNIGEQIVFMAEGLVIKHPALSAEREHDERA